The DNA segment GTAGCTGGGTGGCGATCCGACCCGCGGTTCCTGCGAGCTCGACGTAGGGTTCCAGCCGGTCGAACGCCGTCTCGTCGATCGACGGGGCGTTCAACGCGTTCGCGACGGGGTCGCCGGAGAGGGCGGCGACCACCTGCTCGGCCGTCGAGGTCGCGACGTTCTGCTGGGCGGCTGCCGTCGAGGCGCCCAGGTGCGGCGTGAGGACGACGTCGTCGACGTCGAGCAGCGGCGAGTCGTCGGGGAGCGGCTCTTCGGCGAAGACGTCGAGGGCGGCGCCCGCGAGCGTGCCCGCCTCGACGGCTGCGGCGAGGGCGTCCTCGTCGACGATGCCACCGCGCCCGACGTTGATCAGGTACCCGCCCGCGAGCGACTCGAGTTCGTCGGCGCCGATCATGCCCTCCGTCTCGGGGGTCAGCGGCGTGTGGATCGTCAGGACGTCTGCGGCGTCGAGACACGCATCGAGATCGACGAGCGTCGCACCCAGGCGCTGGGCTCGCTCTTCCGAGATGTAGGGATCGAAGGCGACGATGTCCATCCCCAGCGCGTCCAGTTTCTTCGCGACCTCCTGTCCGACGCGACCCAGGCCGACGACCCCGAGCGTGGTCCCGTCGAGCTCCGTCCCGAGGAACTCGCTCTTGGCCCACTCGCCGGCTTTCAGTCGGCCGTGGGCCTGTGGGATCGACCGCGCGGCGGCGAACGTCATCGCGACGGTGTGCTCGGCGGCCGCGCGGACGTTCCCCTCGGGGGCGTTCGCGACGATGACACCCTCGTCCGTCGCCGCGTCGATGTCGATGTTGTCGACGCCGATCCCCGCTCGGCCGACGATAGCGAGGTCCTCGCTGGCTTCGAGCACCTCGCGCGTCACCTCTGTTCCAGAGCGGACGATGAGTGCGTTCGCGTCGGCGACCGCGTCCAGGAGCGCTTCGCCCTCGCGTTCGTAGCCCGTCTCGACGTCGAAGCCGGCGTCGCGGAGGACGTCGAGTCCCGCGTCTGCGATAGGATCGGTGACCAGAACCTGCATATCACCTCTCGCTTGCGGGTCGGGTAAACAGTTGCGGAGCGTGCAGCATTGGCGGATGGCCTCGTCGGGGGTTCCGATGGCGAATTTTCGCCCGACTGAGACGATCGTCACCTCTCGTCCTCGCGGTCGCGTGAACGCTCGGTCGAGAGGGAATCGCTCACGCTTCCACGAGCTCGGTCCGTCACTCGAACTCACAGCCCTCGCTCGTGTACGTTACCAGGGTGTATTCCTCGTTCTCGTACGTGACGTTGTACACCGACGTCTCATCGCCATACCGGAACTCCTGGGAGTTTCGACTACTGTTCGAGGTCGTGTAGCTTCCCTGCTCGCGGGTTTCGACGAATACGTGCCGTGCCTCGGAGCTCATCGTATCGTACTGGTACGTTTCGATGGGGTCGGCGTAATTGTCGGCCTCTTCCACGAGGTCGTGGTGCAGCGTACAGTCCGATGGATCATCGGACGGGGACGGCCCGATACCGTAGGGTACCGAGCATCCGGCCAGTACAAGGAGTACACAGACCGCTATACTGGCTGTACACACAGACCCACTATCCCATCCTGGACCGGTATCCACGTTCATATTTTCTCGTACTGTATCAAGAAATAAGTTGCTATTTGGTGATTGATTAGTGGTTGTCTTCGGCGCGTTCTTTCGACATTTCTATAACTTTCCTGGTGCATTCTGGCGATCGAATGCACGAGCTATCACGTGCGTTCATGGATTTCGTCCGGCCGGTGACCATTTCGTTCGAGACGGCGGCTTCCCGTATCGCCTCTGGTCGTCACCGAGCACGTCGTCGACGAGACTGCTTTCCGACTGAAACGCAGGCGTCGATGGCCCACGCCAGTACGTTCTTGCAAACACTCGAGGAACGCGACCTGTATCGATTCGAATCGGCGCCCGAACTGGTATTCCTCGACGCGCGAGAATCGGTTCTGGAGTGGACGGATCTGAACGCCTCGGTCACGGATTTCGTCGTCGCGACGCACGTGGTCGATCTCGGCATCGATCACATCGCCACGTACGATCGCCACTACGACTCCGTCGACGTCGCGACGCTCCCGTACGTCACCCCTCCCGAGCCGAACCGATAGACGGTTTCGCTCGAAGGCCAACTGGTATACCGTCCCCGTTCGAATCCGCGTCCATGCCCCTCGTGGCCTTCGACTTCGACGGGACGCTGTCCGATTCGGAGATGACGGTCCTGCTCGGCGATCGCTGCGGCGTCGCCGACGAGATGGACGCCATCACCGAGCGTGCGATGAACGACGAGATCGACTACGCGACGAGCCTGCGAGAGCGGGCTGGCCTGCTAGAGGGCCTCGACGTCTCAGAGGCCCAGGCTGCGTTCGACCGGGTCGAACTCCGACCGGGCGCGGCCGAGGTGATCGAGGACCTCAACGCGGCGGGCGTGACGACGGCGATCCTCACCGGCGGGTTCGAGCGCGGGGTCGAGACGGCACTCGCCGGCGCGTCCGTCGCCGTCGATCACGTGGTCGCCAACCGCCTTCCGCG comes from the Halovivax cerinus genome and includes:
- the serA gene encoding phosphoglycerate dehydrogenase, translated to MQVLVTDPIADAGLDVLRDAGFDVETGYEREGEALLDAVADANALIVRSGTEVTREVLEASEDLAIVGRAGIGVDNIDIDAATDEGVIVANAPEGNVRAAAEHTVAMTFAAARSIPQAHGRLKAGEWAKSEFLGTELDGTTLGVVGLGRVGQEVAKKLDALGMDIVAFDPYISEERAQRLGATLVDLDACLDAADVLTIHTPLTPETEGMIGADELESLAGGYLINVGRGGIVDEDALAAAVEAGTLAGAALDVFAEEPLPDDSPLLDVDDVVLTPHLGASTAAAQQNVATSTAEQVVAALSGDPVANALNAPSIDETAFDRLEPYVELAGTAGRIATQLLDGRIEGVEVTYEGDLADEDVEFVTASALEGVFSPLEWQVNAVNAPKIAEDRGVEVTESRTRQTEDFQNLLSVTVSNDEAAIAVEGTLFAGEDPRIVRIDDYRVDAIPHGKMVVTRNTDEPGVIGLIGSVMGKYDVNIAGLFNAREAIGGEALTVYNVDGEVPDEARDELEADERIIDVRELTLD
- the serB gene encoding phosphoserine phosphatase SerB, whose protein sequence is MPLVAFDFDGTLSDSEMTVLLGDRCGVADEMDAITERAMNDEIDYATSLRERAGLLEGLDVSEAQAAFDRVELRPGAAEVIEDLNAAGVTTAILTGGFERGVETALAGASVAVDHVVANRLPRADGALTGEVGGPLVSGTKDDALDSLAETVSLPLSETVAVGDGANDLPMLAVAGLAIGFDPKPAVEPACDRTVATMDDLRRVLSDDGLLPAEN